The genomic window CCGTTAAATCATATGCCCGAATAAGGGTAATAACCTTTTCCTCCATCCCTTCGTATGGAAAAACCCCATTTTTCAATTCAACATTACAAATCATACGGTTCGTCTTCATCCATTCCAAAACTTCAACTAATGATGGAATCGGCTCTATTTGGGAAAAAAGCTTTTTCCTCTTGCCACTAGCGTCAAGCTTTCTTAAATCTTTATATATAAAATCTTTTACGTAGCCTTTCCCATTTGTTGTCCGATCTACTTTTTCATCATGGATAACAACAACTTCGCCATCCTTTGTTAACTGAACATCCAATTCGATTCCGTCCGCACTCGCTTTTTCTGCTTCCCTAAAAGCCTTCATCGTGTTTTCAGGGTACAAGG from Bacillus sp. DTU_2020_1000418_1_SI_GHA_SEK_038 includes these protein-coding regions:
- a CDS encoding glycerophosphodiester phosphodiesterase — translated: MTLIFAHRGYSALYPENTMKAFREAEKASADGIELDVQLTKDGEVVVIHDEKVDRTTNGKGYVKDFIYKDLRKLDASGKRKKLFSQIEPIPSLVEVLEWMKTNRMICNVELKNGVFPYEGMEEKVITLIRAYDLTDRVILSSFNHYSIVYCYRLAPEIETAPLFSEGLYMPWIYAESIGAGSIHPKYTIAKSELIKASEEYGIAVRPYTVNKEKEMHRLFSVGCSAFITDNPVLANEIKGIYQ